GGCGGGCGGGTTGAAGCTATGCGGCAGCTCGTCGAACGGCACGTAGCCAGTCCACTCATTCGCACCACTCCAGCCCTCGGCCGGCATAGTGCCATCGCCGGCAGCGCGAATAGGCAGCCGGCCGGGCGCATAGTAGCCGATATTGCCATCGACATCGGCAAACACGAAATTCTGCATTGGCACGGCATAGTTGCGCAGCACAGCCGTAAACTCATCCCAGCTCTGGGCGCGGTCGATGCCCATAAATGCGCTGATCGTCTGATCCTCAGGGTCGAGCGCGGTCCAGCGAAATGCCAGCGGCTCGCTGGCGCCCTCGATCACATCCGAGATCAGCGGGCCGTGGCGGCTAACGCGCACCTGCAGGGTCACGTCGGGCTGGCCTTTGACTTTGATCACCTCGGGGATGATCTGCATGGGTTCCCAGCTGCCCTGAAACTCGGCCTCGTTGCGGGCGTTGACGTGCTCGGCGAACAGGTCTTGCACATCCGGGCCGGTGTTGGTCACACCCCAGGCGATGCGCTGATTATGGCCGATCACAATCCCCGGCACGCCTGGCAGCGTCGCGCCGATCGCGTCGAGCGCGCCGCCGGTGATGTGCGCCAGGTACCAGATCGACGGAATGCGCGCGCCGAGGTGCGGGTCGTTGGCCAGCAGCGGCTTGCCGGTGCTGGTGCGCGCCCCGCCGATCACCCAGTTGTTGCTGCCGATCGCGGTGCCGCCCAGGCCGAAATCGTCTTTCAGCCTGCGGTTGATCGCCAGCAGGCCATCGCTGCTGGCCGGCGGGGGTACCGAGGCCATAGCGTGCGGGGGGGCCGAGGCCATGGATGGCGCCTGTACTCCCGCGCCGGCGCCATCGGGCAGGATCAGCGGCCGCCCGGCGATGTCGGCCGGCAGCAGTTCGCCGGCCCGCGCCGCGCCGAGCCGCGTGGCCAGCTTAGCCCTGAGCAGCTCGTGCTCCCAGTTGTCGCCCAGATCCCAGGCCATCATCTTGCCCCACACCAGCACGTCTTGCGGGCGCCATGGCTCGGGCGCCAGGCCTAGTATGGTGAACTCGACCGGTAGCTGCCGGCCGCTGTGCGTGCTGATGAAGGCATTAACGCCGGCGACGTAGGCTTCAATCGGTTTGCGCGCCTCTGGCCCAAGCGCATCCCAGGCGCTGGCCGCCGCGCGCGCGGTGCCGAGCGTACGGAGGAACTTGTCGGTCGAGAGCTGCGAAGCGCCGGCAAACTCGGCGATGCGCCCATTGCCGATCCGGCGCTGAAATTCCATCTGCCACAGCCGATCTTGCGCGTGCGCATAGCCCAGCCCAAACAGCGCGTCGGCCTCGGTCTGCGCGCGAATATGCGGCACAGCGTCGGCATCGCGAACGATCTCGACCGGCGCGCTCAGGCCGGCCACGCTGATGCTGCCGCTCGTCTGCGGCAGCGAGCCGCGCAGCCACAGGTAGCCGCCACCGCCACCCAGCACCGCCAGTAGCACCAGCACGATCAGCACCCAACGCAGAATTCGTAGCAGCAACCGCATTGTTACCTCACTTACAGGGTGTACGCAGTCGGCGTTTGTAGCCTGCGGCAGAGCGGCACTTCGTCTGCTCGCGTAGCCCGGCTCAGCGCGTGCTCTCGGCCGCCCCGCGCGCCAGGATCTCGCGCAGAGTCGGGTAGAGTGGGCTCTCGCGCAGTTGTGCGTCGCTGGCGGCGCCCCGATACACCAGGCCGGCCAGGTCGCGGTTCAGCTTGGCGATATGCGCGCGGCCCTGCACAGTATCGCGAAACGCGGTATGCTTCAGCACTAACGCCGCTTCGTTGTTTGGCCTGAGCTTGCCGGCGTACAGCGCGTGCGGCGCGCGCACCGGCAGGTTCAGGTTGTCGCAGCGCGTCAGCAGCTCGCGATCACGCTCGGCGCGGTAGGCTGCGTCGGGCAGCGGCTGCTTGCCATACAGGTCGCGGTAGTAGCTGGGCGGGTAGGTGCCGATCCGCGCGATCAGCTCGTTGACGCGCGCGCGGTGGCGCTCGCTGGGAATGCTCAGGTAATCCCACACCACGAAATCGGCACCGGCCTCGGCTACGGCGTGCAGTGTGCTGTTGAGCATATAGTCGGTGTCGGTCACATACGGCAGCACCGGCAGAAATGCCACACCCACCGGAATGCCGGCGCGCTTCAGCTCGGCAATCGCGTCGAGCCGTAGCGCCGGCGCCGAGGCCTTATCTTCGAGCTTGGTCGCCAGGTATGGGTCGATCGTCAGCAGCGTAAACATGACCACCGCCAGACTCTGGCGGTTGATCCGCTCGAGCAGCACCAGGTCTTCGAGCACGGTGTGGCTCTTGGTCAGCACCAGGCAGGGCTGGCCGCGGTCGGCCAGGCGCTGAAGGAACTGGCGGGTCAGGCGGTAGGTTGCCTCGGCCGGCTGGTATGGGTCGGTCAGCGCCGTAATGCCGATCAGGTCACCGCGGTCGATCGCGTCGAGCTCGCGCTCGGCGTATAGCGGCAGGTCGGTCGCGACCCGCACGGTCTCGTTGAAAGGCCGCATGCGGTACGACCAGCCGTCGCAATACGGGCAGCCGAATTCGCAGCCGTCGTAGATCGCCATGCTGTACGACGACAGGAAATAATCGTTGATCGCCGGCCGGCGCTCGCCAATCACCAGGCCGTCAAGTTG
The sequence above is drawn from the Candidatus Kouleothrix ribensis genome and encodes:
- a CDS encoding penicillin acylase family protein, with translation MRLLLRILRWVLIVLVLLAVLGGGGGYLWLRGSLPQTSGSISVAGLSAPVEIVRDADAVPHIRAQTEADALFGLGYAHAQDRLWQMEFQRRIGNGRIAEFAGASQLSTDKFLRTLGTARAAASAWDALGPEARKPIEAYVAGVNAFISTHSGRQLPVEFTILGLAPEPWRPQDVLVWGKMMAWDLGDNWEHELLRAKLATRLGAARAGELLPADIAGRPLILPDGAGAGVQAPSMASAPPHAMASVPPPASSDGLLAINRRLKDDFGLGGTAIGSNNWVIGGARTSTGKPLLANDPHLGARIPSIWYLAHITGGALDAIGATLPGVPGIVIGHNQRIAWGVTNTGPDVQDLFAEHVNARNEAEFQGSWEPMQIIPEVIKVKGQPDVTLQVRVSRHGPLISDVIEGASEPLAFRWTALDPEDQTISAFMGIDRAQSWDEFTAVLRNYAVPMQNFVFADVDGNIGYYAPGRLPIRAAGDGTMPAEGWSGANEWTGYVPFDELPHSFNPPAGYIATANNRVLGDSYPHLISTSWAAPYRAERIVELIESRPKLTPDDIAAMQADEQSTLARRLLPIMLGARTSDARAQAAINALKGWDATMRGDSSQAAIFQAWYQQIARQLLADDLGEQLWGEYADERNFIAMLLDTTLQQRASPWCDDTRTPAPEDCATALGTALVDGLAAMSKAQGSDNIASWRWDRVHRAVFPHNVLDGVGALRPIFSRSVANGGDAFTVDVAPPSEADPYNQHHVPSYREIIDLSNLDASRFMHTVGQSGQLLSTNYSNLIERWARVEYMPMRFSPAAVDAAASTRLTLTP
- a CDS encoding radical SAM protein, with protein sequence MAYYLEDQLDGLVIGERRPAINDYFLSSYSMAIYDGCEFGCPYCDGWSYRMRPFNETVRVATDLPLYAERELDAIDRGDLIGITALTDPYQPAEATYRLTRQFLQRLADRGQPCLVLTKSHTVLEDLVLLERINRQSLAVVMFTLLTIDPYLATKLEDKASAPALRLDAIAELKRAGIPVGVAFLPVLPYVTDTDYMLNSTLHAVAEAGADFVVWDYLSIPSERHRARVNELIARIGTYPPSYYRDLYGKQPLPDAAYRAERDRELLTRCDNLNLPVRAPHALYAGKLRPNNEAALVLKHTAFRDTVQGRAHIAKLNRDLAGLVYRGAASDAQLRESPLYPTLREILARGAAESTR